The Leptospira perdikensis genome includes the window AGGCTACTACCAATCCTTCTTTAAACAAATTTTCCTATTCCCTTTTCCTTCATTACACCCTACCCCTTACAAAACCACCTGGTATTTCGATTTCATCTTTTCTATTTGTTCTTCCGGAATTTGGTGTACATTTTTTCCTCCATGTCGATTCTCCACAGTCACAACATGAAGTTGATATTCGAATTCATTCGCTAAACGAATGTAAGGTTCCAATTCCCAATCTAAAGTAAATGTATTGTCCACGATGACAAAAGGAATTCCAAGTTCCAGGGCTTGTTTGGTTT containing:
- a CDS encoding AAA family ATPase, yielding MEPTKTLLALRGIPGSGKTSLAKAISITNTAPIFSIDSYFEDEVGDYHFDYKKNHLAYKDCETKTKQALELGIPFVIVDNTFTLDWELEPYIRLANEFEYQLHVVTVENRHGGKNVHQIPEEQIEKMKSKYQVVL